The following are encoded in a window of Aromatoleum petrolei genomic DNA:
- a CDS encoding DUF1992 domain-containing protein: MSSIFDILAEQRIADALKRGEFDYLPGAGRPLVFEDEPFQSPEQRMANRILKNAGFVPQEVLLRREIASLRKALASDDGADEAEKAHLRRRLGMLVVTLGSLLRR; this comes from the coding sequence GTGTCCTCGATCTTCGATATCCTCGCCGAGCAGCGCATCGCCGACGCCCTCAAGCGCGGCGAGTTCGACTACCTGCCGGGGGCGGGCAGGCCGCTCGTGTTCGAAGACGAGCCCTTCCAGTCACCCGAGCAGCGCATGGCCAACCGCATCCTGAAGAACGCCGGTTTCGTGCCGCAGGAGGTGCTGCTGCGGCGCGAGATCGCGAGCTTGCGCAAGGCGCTCGCGAGCGACGATGGGGCCGACGAAGCCGAAAAGGCGCACCTGCGACGTCGACTCGGCATGCTGGTCGTGACGCTGGGCTCGTTGCTGCGCCGCTGA